The following proteins come from a genomic window of Sporosarcina sp. 6E9:
- a CDS encoding D-serine ammonia-lyase, whose product MSAIDTNKWKEKLPLIGNIMNEEEVFWENPLLETTEKGLNKVTVTAADVKDASERLKRFAPYIQLVFPETKVSNGILESPLTAIPNMKKELEQKYGVKIPGELLLKQDNAMPISGSIKSRGGIYEVLKHAETLALENGLLTKEDDYAIMAGQEFKDLFAKHKIAVGSTGNLGLSIGIMSAKLGFNVTVHMSADAKQWKKNLLREKGVIVVEYPDDFSVAINEGRRLAEADPTCYFIDDENSYDLFFGYAVAGERIASQLKESGTIVDDENPLFVYLPCGVGGSPGGVAFGLKLIFGDNVQCFFAEPTHSPSVLLGMMTRLHEKVSVQDFGLSNLTAADGLAVGRPSHHAGKTMEPLLSGIYTVQDEELFKLLKTLVDSEGIQLEPSALAGMIGPVNAIRGNSEDANSPNATHIVWATGGGMVPQAEMDLYYKMGGK is encoded by the coding sequence ATGAGCGCAATCGATACGAATAAGTGGAAAGAAAAGTTGCCGCTAATCGGGAACATCATGAACGAGGAAGAAGTCTTTTGGGAAAATCCCTTGCTGGAAACAACTGAAAAAGGACTTAACAAGGTGACTGTGACGGCAGCGGATGTGAAAGATGCTTCCGAACGATTAAAACGTTTTGCCCCATATATTCAACTTGTTTTTCCTGAAACTAAAGTATCGAACGGGATTCTTGAATCGCCGTTGACTGCGATACCAAACATGAAAAAAGAACTTGAACAGAAGTACGGGGTGAAGATTCCAGGCGAACTGCTGTTAAAACAAGATAACGCAATGCCGATATCAGGTTCCATTAAATCGCGCGGCGGGATATATGAAGTGCTTAAACATGCAGAAACCCTTGCATTAGAAAACGGACTGCTAACAAAAGAAGATGACTACGCGATAATGGCAGGACAGGAATTCAAAGACTTATTTGCAAAACATAAAATCGCTGTTGGTTCTACGGGAAATCTTGGCCTGAGCATCGGAATTATGAGCGCGAAACTCGGATTCAACGTGACGGTTCATATGTCCGCGGACGCAAAGCAGTGGAAGAAGAATCTGCTACGCGAAAAAGGCGTCATTGTTGTCGAGTATCCTGATGATTTCAGTGTTGCGATTAATGAAGGGCGTCGACTGGCAGAAGCGGATCCGACATGTTATTTTATCGATGATGAAAACTCCTATGATTTATTTTTCGGTTACGCGGTTGCGGGTGAGCGTATTGCCTCCCAATTGAAAGAAAGCGGAACTATCGTCGATGATGAGAATCCGTTATTTGTTTACTTGCCTTGTGGAGTCGGCGGGAGTCCCGGCGGTGTAGCATTCGGGTTGAAGCTTATATTCGGCGACAATGTGCAATGTTTTTTCGCGGAACCAACGCACTCACCGTCTGTCCTGTTGGGAATGATGACAAGACTGCACGAAAAAGTTTCTGTTCAAGACTTCGGCCTCAGTAATTTGACGGCGGCAGATGGCCTTGCGGTAGGCAGACCTTCACACCACGCGGGTAAAACGATGGAGCCGTTATTGTCCGGGATATATACTGTTCAAGATGAAGAACTTTTCAAGCTTTTAAAAACGCTCGTAGATTCAGAAGGCATTCAACTCGAACCTTCTGCATTGGCGGGAATGATTGGACCTGTAAATGCGATTCGGGGAAATAGTGAGGATGCTAATTCACCAAATGCGACGCATATCGTCTGGGCAACGGGTGGCGGCATGGTGCCGCAAGCCGAAATGGATCTGTATTATAAGATGGGCGGAAAATAA
- the kynA gene encoding tryptophan 2,3-dioxygenase encodes MDDKGIYMDFKEQMTYGEYLNLDKVLSSQTRLSGHHDEMLFIVIHQVSELWMKLILHELHAAIESIEKDELPEAFKMLARVSRIQTQIIQAWDVLATLTPAEYMEFRDSLGRASGFQSYQNRLIEFALGFKQPHILKIYEKDPKLAEELEAAFKAPSIYDVSIQALAKAGFSINPELLNRDFSITYKGDSSVAAAWLEVYQNVEGYWDLYQLAEKLVDIEDSHQQWRFRHMKTVERIIGFKKGTGGSAGVSYLKSVLDHQFFPELWGVRTNL; translated from the coding sequence ATGGATGACAAAGGAATTTACATGGATTTTAAAGAACAGATGACGTACGGCGAGTATTTGAATCTCGACAAAGTGTTATCCAGTCAGACACGACTTTCCGGGCATCACGATGAGATGTTATTTATTGTCATTCACCAAGTGAGTGAACTATGGATGAAACTCATTTTGCACGAACTTCATGCTGCAATCGAGTCCATTGAAAAGGATGAGTTGCCTGAAGCGTTTAAAATGCTTGCGCGGGTTTCGCGCATTCAAACGCAAATCATTCAAGCTTGGGACGTTTTGGCGACGTTAACGCCGGCGGAATACATGGAGTTTCGAGATAGTTTAGGCCGCGCATCTGGTTTCCAATCCTACCAAAATAGACTGATTGAATTCGCGCTAGGCTTTAAGCAACCGCATATCTTGAAAATCTATGAGAAAGACCCAAAACTTGCCGAAGAACTTGAAGCGGCCTTTAAAGCGCCGAGTATTTACGATGTATCGATTCAGGCACTCGCGAAAGCTGGATTTTCTATTAACCCGGAGTTATTAAATCGAGACTTTTCAATCACGTACAAAGGAGATTCATCTGTCGCGGCTGCTTGGTTGGAAGTTTACCAAAATGTAGAAGGATATTGGGATTTATATCAACTCGCCGAGAAGTTGGTCGACATTGAAGATAGCCATCAACAATGGCGTTTTCGTCATATGAAAACGGTGGAACGAATTATTGGATTTAAAAAAGGGACTGGTGGTTCAGCGGGCGTGAGCTATTTGAAATCGGTCCTCGATCATCAGTTTTTTCCCGAACTATGGGGTGTAAGGACAAATTTATAA
- a CDS encoding L-lactate permease, giving the protein MLLLVALTAIIGPLFFLVILRMSALKGMFFSSIIVIILGFTVWGMEGKIILASILQGGHKALTILLILFGAVVLLNTLTNTGAVARINQGFQSISGDMRVQVVIVAFLFGALIEGAAGFGTPAAVVGPLMFALGFHPMAAAVLALIADSSAVPFGAVGTPVVVGLSNLPGADLALYHEVAKKITMLDFFAGTFIPFILIVILTVLFGKKKGLSDAIALLPWALLIGIGYTSSAFLYATLFGPEFVSILASLTGLILAAGTAKAGFLMPKTEWKDALRDGFELKTEKSKMSLLTAWSPYLVVVGLLLLTRIVPAIKDFAQSAVDLTWRNVIGVEGVTSGWEVLYSPGTILVLAAILAVLIQRKSFSSFTKASKDSLISIKTASFALLFTLALVQVFTNSGMNVNDLISMPQYIAEALASTFGPVWVFVAPFLGALGAFITGSATVSTLTFSPVQFSIAQQTGLSTNVILAGQIIGAAAGNMICVHNVVAASAVVGLSGKEGDIIRKTIIPSLLYCILAGVGGFVILWFM; this is encoded by the coding sequence TTGTTATTACTTGTTGCACTTACAGCAATTATTGGACCGTTATTTTTTTTAGTCATCTTAAGAATGTCAGCGTTAAAAGGTATGTTTTTCAGTTCGATTATCGTCATTATATTAGGGTTCACGGTTTGGGGCATGGAAGGTAAAATCATTTTAGCGTCGATATTGCAAGGTGGACATAAGGCGTTAACCATTCTATTAATATTATTTGGAGCGGTTGTATTATTAAACACGCTTACGAATACAGGCGCGGTCGCGCGTATTAACCAAGGGTTTCAAAGTATTTCAGGTGATATGCGTGTGCAGGTCGTGATTGTTGCATTTTTATTTGGCGCTTTGATAGAAGGTGCTGCGGGATTTGGAACGCCTGCTGCAGTTGTGGGTCCATTGATGTTCGCGTTAGGGTTTCATCCGATGGCGGCGGCGGTTTTAGCTTTGATTGCAGATAGTTCTGCTGTCCCGTTTGGTGCAGTTGGGACCCCGGTCGTTGTGGGATTGAGTAATCTTCCGGGGGCTGACTTGGCGCTTTATCATGAAGTGGCGAAGAAAATAACGATGCTAGACTTTTTCGCCGGAACATTTATCCCGTTCATTCTAATAGTTATTTTAACTGTTTTATTCGGTAAAAAGAAAGGTTTGTCGGATGCAATCGCGTTATTGCCATGGGCACTCCTTATCGGAATTGGTTATACATCATCTGCGTTTTTATACGCAACACTTTTCGGTCCGGAGTTTGTGTCTATTTTAGCCTCGTTAACAGGGTTAATTCTTGCGGCGGGAACGGCAAAAGCTGGTTTTCTAATGCCGAAGACAGAATGGAAGGATGCGCTACGCGACGGGTTTGAATTAAAAACGGAAAAGTCGAAAATGAGTTTACTGACAGCCTGGTCTCCGTACCTTGTTGTCGTCGGATTATTGTTGTTGACGCGAATTGTTCCGGCAATTAAAGACTTTGCTCAATCTGCAGTCGATTTAACTTGGCGCAATGTCATTGGTGTCGAGGGTGTGACATCGGGATGGGAAGTTTTATATTCGCCGGGGACGATTCTTGTATTAGCAGCAATTCTAGCGGTTCTTATCCAACGAAAATCGTTTAGCAGCTTTACAAAAGCGAGTAAAGATTCATTAATCTCGATTAAGACTGCAAGTTTCGCGTTATTATTCACACTTGCTTTAGTGCAAGTCTTTACGAATTCTGGGATGAACGTGAACGATCTAATCAGTATGCCGCAATATATTGCAGAAGCATTGGCGAGTACTTTCGGTCCTGTATGGGTTTTTGTGGCACCGTTCCTTGGGGCATTGGGTGCGTTCATCACAGGAAGTGCAACCGTATCGACTTTGACCTTTTCACCGGTTCAGTTTAGTATCGCTCAGCAAACCGGACTGAGTACAAATGTGATCTTAGCAGGTCAAATAATCGGGGCTGCTGCGGGGAATATGATTTGTGTCCATAACGTTGTAGCTGCTTCGGCTGTCGTTGGGTTGTCGGGGAAAGAAGGGGATATTATACGAAAGACAATTATCCCTTCCTTACTTTATTGTATATTGGCGGGAGTAGGCGGGTTTGTCATTCTTTGGTTCATGTGA
- a CDS encoding YqcI/YcgG family protein: MINRGKELLEKKDFETRDDLPDWLINEYQTFHNIVTDKTFPCYFGMAGELGGELRYGYVTQDDWSNLPNILTSFLALFDNPKHKRHGLFVFVEPFEAEGSIEDYRKQFWDILQYLHDSDEVEWPADSPRDPEHYLWDFRFHGEPIFAFGNAPAYKQRKTRHLGNSMVIGFQPRKIFEGLKGTEKGGIMSREKVRARVEVWDQLPKHPDISHFGDPTHNEWKQFFIGDDSEPIIGICPFLHKEMK; the protein is encoded by the coding sequence ATGATTAATAGAGGTAAGGAGTTACTCGAAAAAAAGGACTTCGAAACGAGAGATGATTTACCCGATTGGCTGATCAATGAATATCAAACGTTTCATAATATCGTGACCGATAAAACGTTTCCTTGCTACTTTGGCATGGCTGGAGAATTAGGCGGCGAATTGCGATACGGCTATGTGACACAAGACGATTGGTCAAATTTACCGAATATCTTAACATCATTCTTAGCCCTTTTTGATAATCCGAAGCATAAAAGGCATGGGCTTTTCGTTTTTGTCGAACCATTCGAGGCCGAGGGATCTATTGAAGACTACCGGAAACAATTTTGGGACATCTTGCAATATTTGCATGATTCTGATGAAGTCGAGTGGCCGGCGGATAGCCCGCGCGACCCGGAACATTATTTATGGGATTTCCGATTCCACGGTGAGCCGATATTCGCATTCGGCAATGCGCCGGCTTACAAACAGCGAAAAACCCGGCATTTGGGAAATTCTATGGTCATCGGTTTCCAACCACGAAAAATCTTCGAAGGCTTAAAAGGCACGGAAAAAGGCGGGATCATGTCACGGGAAAAAGTGCGCGCACGCGTCGAAGTGTGGGATCAATTACCGAAACACCCAGACATCAGTCATTTTGGCGACCCTACGCATAATGAATGGAAGCAATTTTTTATCGGAGATGATAGTGAACCTATCATTGGAATATGTCCGTTTTTGCATAAGGAAATGAAGTGA
- a CDS encoding D-alanyl-D-alanine carboxypeptidase family protein — MKRFLFIALLLIISLTFVFKNNNSTTEAHEFGVGAEAIILIDAETGKVLYEENSTASLPIASMSKMMTQYLVLNAIQNGSLYWDSDYSPSEYVREMTSESVVVRLGMANNRTYTVKELFTAMTVSSANDAAIALAEMVSGSEEAFVTLMNEQAKAFKLKKTTFYNASGLDGDYVGKSKDETNLSSAKDVSMIAQKLIANHPEVLDFTYITNFTTTDGTQLWSTNSMLPGMPMAVQGIDGLKTGYTEMAGPCFASTGVFDGRRIISVVMDVEASGNDKTNPKFQLTEELIAQFVLNQ, encoded by the coding sequence ATGAAAAGGTTTTTATTTATTGCGCTCTTATTAATCATTAGCCTGACATTTGTTTTCAAAAATAATAACTCGACGACTGAAGCCCATGAATTTGGTGTGGGTGCTGAAGCGATTATTTTAATCGACGCGGAAACGGGGAAGGTTTTGTACGAGGAAAATAGTACTGCATCGCTGCCAATCGCGAGTATGTCGAAAATGATGACACAATATTTGGTGTTGAATGCGATTCAAAATGGTTCATTGTATTGGGATAGCGACTACAGTCCGAGTGAGTATGTTCGTGAAATGACCAGCGAATCGGTTGTTGTGAGATTGGGGATGGCAAATAACCGTACATATACCGTGAAAGAGCTTTTTACTGCGATGACCGTGAGTTCCGCAAATGACGCAGCAATTGCGCTTGCTGAAATGGTGAGCGGATCTGAAGAGGCTTTTGTTACGCTCATGAATGAGCAAGCAAAGGCTTTTAAGCTTAAGAAGACAACCTTTTATAACGCGAGTGGCCTTGATGGAGATTATGTTGGAAAAAGTAAGGACGAAACAAACCTTTCTTCTGCGAAAGACGTTTCAATGATTGCTCAGAAATTGATTGCCAACCATCCAGAAGTACTTGATTTCACGTACATAACGAATTTCACAACGACTGATGGCACTCAGCTTTGGAGTACGAATTCAATGTTGCCTGGCATGCCGATGGCGGTGCAGGGAATAGACGGCTTGAAGACAGGTTATACGGAAATGGCCGGACCTTGTTTTGCAAGCACGGGCGTTTTCGACGGGCGGCGCATTATTTCTGTCGTGATGGATGTTGAGGCAAGCGGAAATGATAAGACAAATCCCAAGTTTCAACTGACTGAAGAGCTGATTGCTCAATTTGTTTTGAATCAATAA
- a CDS encoding GrpB family protein, translated as MILGLGKGEIKLVEPQVGWEDEFLKTQQEIHKATSIDVNRIEHIGSTSIKGIKAKPMIDVAIGVDDINNIPSHIFKSLQEISFYRLRVVLENEIVLAKFDNNETFDVKTHIIHMVDYQGGKWNDLISFRDKLNASQALREEYEKVKSSFIQHESGNMDDYTNYKEQFILGVLKA; from the coding sequence GTGATTTTAGGATTGGGAAAAGGGGAAATAAAATTAGTTGAACCGCAAGTTGGCTGGGAAGATGAATTCTTAAAAACGCAACAGGAAATCCATAAAGCTACTAGTATAGACGTTAATCGCATTGAACATATAGGCAGCACGTCAATCAAAGGGATTAAAGCAAAACCAATGATAGATGTTGCGATAGGTGTCGATGATATAAATAATATTCCTTCCCACATTTTTAAAAGTCTACAAGAAATTAGTTTTTATCGACTTCGTGTCGTGCTAGAAAATGAAATCGTCTTAGCCAAATTCGATAATAATGAGACGTTTGATGTCAAAACGCATATTATTCACATGGTGGATTATCAAGGTGGAAAGTGGAATGATTTAATTTCATTCCGAGATAAACTTAATGCTTCACAGGCGTTGAGAGAAGAATATGAGAAAGTAAAGTCAAGTTTTATTCAGCATGAATCCGGGAATATGGATGATTATACGAATTATAAAGAGCAATTCATTTTAGGGGTATTAAAAGCTTGA
- a CDS encoding dimethylarginine dimethylaminohydrolase family protein — MKPPQEAEPNTSTGCRSEYDTLQRVIVCEPKYMEIQEVINEVQEQYKDENINKNIAKKQHQAFIEKLEEHDIEVIRLPASEQFPEQVFTRDIGFTLGDDIFIAEMGSEIREGEEKTLEKWLQSTNTLYNKLRTNKIEGGDVIIDRQTVFVGISSRTSMDAVRKLSEKLPDHEVMPIPFNEKYLHLDCVFNILSPSVALIFPKALDEETIHMLADRYTLIEVSEEEQFSLGTNVLSIGDKKVFSLPQNTDVNKKIRDFGFNVIEVDFSEIIKSGGSFRCCSMPVERE; from the coding sequence ATGAAACCCCCACAAGAAGCTGAACCGAATACATCTACAGGCTGTCGTAGCGAATATGACACGTTACAACGCGTGATTGTTTGCGAGCCGAAGTATATGGAAATTCAAGAAGTAATCAATGAGGTTCAGGAACAATATAAAGATGAGAATATAAATAAAAACATTGCTAAAAAACAACATCAGGCATTTATCGAAAAACTGGAAGAGCACGATATCGAAGTCATTCGATTACCGGCATCGGAACAATTTCCGGAACAAGTTTTTACACGCGATATCGGTTTTACGTTAGGCGATGATATCTTCATTGCTGAAATGGGAAGCGAGATTCGCGAGGGTGAAGAAAAAACGCTTGAAAAGTGGTTGCAATCTACGAATACATTATATAATAAACTGCGCACGAACAAAATAGAAGGCGGCGACGTCATTATTGACCGTCAAACTGTATTTGTTGGAATTAGTAGCCGAACGAGTATGGATGCGGTTCGCAAGTTGTCAGAAAAACTTCCTGATCATGAAGTGATGCCAATTCCATTTAACGAAAAGTACTTGCACTTGGATTGTGTATTTAACATTCTTTCACCAAGTGTCGCGCTCATTTTCCCGAAGGCATTGGACGAAGAAACAATTCATATGCTTGCTGACAGATATACGCTGATCGAAGTTTCCGAAGAAGAACAATTTTCGTTGGGCACGAATGTCCTTTCAATAGGGGATAAAAAAGTGTTCAGCTTGCCTCAAAATACGGATGTGAATAAGAAAATTAGAGACTTCGGTTTCAATGTCATCGAAGTCGACTTTTCCGAAATTATCAAGTCAGGCGGATCCTTTAGGTGTTGCTCGATGCCAGTCGAGAGAGAATAA